ACCGGTAAGTTTCACGCTCATGATTTATGTAGACCCCAGAAACACCTTaaaatagtttgtttgttttttaaaataaaaattacagttTTATAAAGCTATTCTATTTATAGATATTATAGCAATATTTAAGCAATTCTAtaacatctttcatccaaggatttcaaagcactttacacagttAAGTATTATTCCTATAGAAAATATGGTAAACTGGAGCACAGAAGGTAAGTAATTTGCCCCTGGCAAAGCAAATCAGTGAGAGAGTTTGGAATAGAATGAAGGTCTTCTCCTGGCTCCCACTaactcctgctctaaccagtaaACAAGACTACTCCTCATACACTACTTAAACCTCATAAAATCTTTGTCACACTGATCAATGTTTTTAACCTGTGTTTATCTGACACAAGTTTACTGTTCACTTGATAAAGTACGAGCCATCCTAAATAAATTTTACACAAACTTTTTTTGCATTTAGGAATTAAGCTAGGATATTCATAGTCCTTGGGAATTCACTAAATGGTTGCTTCATTACTAGTTACAAGGTGTAGGGATGGAAAGAAAATAAGacacaaacatatggacaagagTCAGTCAAAGGTGTCTTTTTGTCCCCACAGTGTTCTGTGCTTTACTGAAAGTAACATTTTGTCACTCAGCCCAGATGTTGTGCAGTCAACAATAGTTTGCCTAAGAACCATGCCAGAGGCCAGAGCCATCCCTTCAAGCCCTCATCATCAATCCTGCACCTGACAGAACGTGCATTCAAATTGGGGTCGGAAATGTGTCAACCAACATCTCCAAAATAAACTCAATCATTCACAGCTTCTCTAAAAAACAACTGTCAATTTACAAAGTGTTACTTAGCGTAGTCAAGGATTGAGGCAATTGTGCTTAATTAGAAAGCTTCTATGTGGCCTTATATAATACTAACTTGCAAATGCAAGCCGTATATCAATCTACTTACATGTAGCCATTCTGCACTGCAGTTGGGAGTCCTTTGATGTATTGTGCAGTTTTCAGTAAAATTTACCTGTGCAACAGTCAGgaagtgcttttctttttttgcaggaATCTCCCAGCTTTACAACTATCCCTTTAAAGGTAGCAGTTtacaaagggaaacaaaaaggTTTCTAGCAGATTataaaggtttttttatttttaaagacactgCCTTTTGCATTCGCTCCACTTTGTACCATCATGCAGCATACTTCTATGGGCACAAGTTCATGCAGAGCAACCACTTCCAAAATAGAACTACTCTGGGTTATGCAACACTCATTAAAATTACAAAACCTCTCAAAAACCTGACCAGAATGTTAAGGCTGACTTGGGCTCCATGTTTATTAAATTTAGCGGCTGTATCATTCATGCTGACAATGTGGAAATCTGCAAAAAGAGAAACAGGGAAGTTTCATGCCTTAACGACAGTGCAAAAACAACAGCTCGTAGATAGGGATGAGGTACCCTTGCCAGGCCACTTCATTACATCAAAATTCATTGATAAGATGAAAGAGCACACTTTTAAAGGAGGTTTGTAGCATCGTAAGTCCCAGGttggttgtttttaaatcatttataCATGCTAGTCAAAACACAGCCAAGACACAGGCTCCATTTCACAGGCAGACAGCTTGGGTCGAAAGAGATCCAAATTCTCTGTGAATCCTGGCCAGGACTGGCACTTGGAAAAGTTTTACTGGTCCCACCAAAATGTTTCTAGCCCTAACAGGTAGAGGGGGATCAAATCTTAAAATTACGTCAATCCAATTACTTGCTATTTCTCAAGCTGCTAGAGTCAGAGATTAATGTTTCCTAAAGCTAATCAGTTGGGATGAAACACAGATTTTTATACCTTTGATGGTTTTGAGATAGTTGAAGGTAAAAATGGTCAGAATTCAAGTGCAGGAGAAAAAAGCAATAGATATAATTAGACTAATGTGATTTTAAAGTCAGATCCCACAACCTGCCAGGGATAGGAAGGAACATTTCATACTACAGAAATCTGCAATTCCCTGCTCTCCAGTTGTATAGGCCATTAATTTCTAAtcaatttcaaaaagaaaaggaagacttgtggcaccttagagactaacaaatttatttgagcataagcataagctttcgtgagctacagtctctaaggtgccacaagtactccttttctttttgagaatgcagactaacaaggctgctactctgaaacctaatcagTTTCAGTTAGTTTCCTTGATCAAGCACTACTTCTCTGTCACTGGTCCAAGACTGAATATAGGAAGTCCTGCATCTCTGACAAACATCACACTCAGTTTCTGGTGCTGAGATGTTAATTTCACCATAATGCTCAAAGtacagtttagtttaatttgtaAAAGCAGGACATATATAAATGGACTTTAAATGCAACCCAAAGAAACAGAGCTTTAGAATTCAAACCAAAACTATCACTCCTTCTAAAACTTGGGAATTAGCACCGTGAGACAGGCAAGCAGAATTAAGAGCCTTTTAAGATCAGCCAAAACAGTCATGCCACATTTGTTTGTGACACACAGAATTAACAGTTATGTATTCATGCCAACGCACTGACAAGTAGCAAGGTCTCACACGCAAGCTGTCTGCGTTACTGCTGCTAGCTCAAATCACAAGCACACACCTTTTTCTTGCCTTTGCCGACTCATACCATTGGCTTTCAGCTGCCTTGGTTTCTCTCGATCTTGAACAGCAGGCCTTGGTGGCGGAGTAGGAAGCCCTCTTGACTTTGTGGGTCTCATGTAGCCTTTTATCTGTTCCGTAGCtttgactctctcctctttctttgtctctttcaaCACTTTTTGTCCAGAACCATCTATCTTTTTCTGAGGTAAGTCTGCACATTTATCCTCTTCAGACTTCAAAGCTTGGAAGTCCTTCAAGCCAGCCTCTATCTTGTCAGCAGCATCACCTTCTGAGTGTTCAGAATGGCCTTTAATTTTATCAGTCGGACTGATTTCCTCTGTTTGGGCATCTCTCAGAATCACATCAGCAGCCTCAGCTGCATCTGTCTTTTTTTCTAAACTAACTGGGCACTCAGGGAAGCTTTGTTCACTCTTCTTTCTTTCACCCAGCTCAGTCTCCTTTCTTTCACCCAGCTCAGTCTCCTTTCTTTCACCCAGCTCAGTCTCCTTTCTTTCACCCAGCTCAGTCTCCTTTCTTTCACCCAGCTCAGTCTCTTTAGTCTTGTTCACCACCACTGCTGCAGCTAGAACCTGCAGAACAACTGCTTCTGCTTTATTCTCCCCTTGCACTGTAAGTTCCGGAGAGATGCATCCAACATCCTTCTCACCAGCATAGCTACTTCCTTCCATTTTGTCCATTACTTTGGCATCTGTGGGAATTGTTCCTTTTACGGCATCTGTCTCCTTCACCAGATGCTCCAAGGAAGCACATTCAGTGCTTTGCTTTTCATCAGTGAAACTTATTTCTTTGTCATCAAACTCTGCTAAAATGGAAGTGTGCACTTCATCCCTTCCTGCCTTGGCATCTTGTTTAACTGGAGAATCCAAGGCAGGACATttacctttcttcttcttctccccaGCACTAGTCACTTTGCTTTTATCACCCTCCTTCACTGAAGTGAAAGCCGGTACACCAGCCTCTTCACCTTCCAGGTTGACTGAATGCTCAGAATGGCtatgtttatttttctcccttttgtcACCCATGCTGGACTCTTCGTTGGTGCCCTCCAAAACCACTCCAGGAGGCAGTGGCACCTTACTTCCATCATCCTTTATGGGATACTCTGGAAAAATACTGGCAAGCCCTTGATTTTTATCTATAGAACAAGCTTTGCCAACTCTGTCAACACCAGCTGCTCTAGACTGAGTGTAGGGTGTGAACAAGTCCACCTTATTATCCCAAAGCATTTGATGCTCAGAGGAGAAATTtctaatattttgattttcatctACAAGACCCATTTCTTCCATTTGGTACTCCAGATCGGTTACTATAGGAGGCTGTATTTTGCTTTTGTCGGTCTTAGTCTCCAGAAGAACTGGCTGTTCAGAGGCATTTTTagcctttttgttttttccatcatTACCCCTCTTTTTACACTTATTAGGCACCAGTGCTGGACCGGGCTCTATCGTTGTTCGATGTTCTAAAATAGTAAATCCAGCCTCTCTGTTTTTATCAGAAGAAGTTACAGCTTCAGTTTTGTCGACTATCTCATCAGCACCACCAGGAAGTGTGGCTGTATCTACTTTAGTCTCCAAAAGAAATGGCTTCTCCAAACCAACATCAGCCTTTGTGCTGTTCTCATTATTCTCTTTTGCTTTTCCTGTCACCAATGGTGTAATGGGTGTTTGTATTTTAGCTGTATCTGTTATATCCTCTAACAGATGCTCTGAAGTAGTAAATTGAGTCTCCTTGCTTTTATCAGTGGAGtgaatttctttaattttatcaGCCTCCTCGACTACTGCAGGAAGTTTAACGGAGTCTGTCTTTGCCTCCAAGAcagcaaggtgctcagcactattTTCAATCTTTTTGCTTTTCCCATCACTACACCTCTTCTTAGGTTTGTCCGCCACCAGTTCTGTAATGGGAATGTGTGCCTTAGCTGTATCTGTTATATCCTCCAAGAGGTGATCTAAAGTAGTAAAATCAGTCTGCTTGGCTTTATCAGAGGAATGAGTTTCTTTAGTTTTGAAGAGTGTTTTGGACTTTGCTGTGTCCATTTCATAATCTGAGGGAACAAGTTGCTCAAAGAAACTTTTTTCATTACTTTCCTTTATTTTAGGTTTTTCTGTTATCAGTTTCATAGTGGGAACTTGTACCGTGGTTGTATCTGTCAAATTCTCCAGTTGAAGCCCTGCTGTAGTAAAAATAGGCTCCTTGCCTATATCAGCAAAAcccatttctttaattttttcagCCTTTTCCACTACAGTAGGAAGCTTGCGTGTGTCTGTCTTAGTTTCCAGAAGAAAAGGCTGCTCAAAAGAACTTTTTTCAGCTTTTTTGCCTTTCCTGTCACTGTCCTCCTTTTTAGGTTTGTCAGTCATCAGTGCTCTACTGGAATCTGTAGTAAATTCAGTTTCTATGCTTTTATCCATCAAACTATCTTCTTTTGTTTTGCTGATTGTCTCAGCACTAGCAGAAAGTTTGGCCGCATCTGTTTTAGTCTCCAAAAGAAGTGGCTGTTCTGAAATACTGAATTCAGCCTTTTCACTTTTCCCAGTCATACCATTTTTAGGTTCTTCTGTTACCAGTGTTGTAGTGGGACCTTGTACCTTCACTGTAGCTGTTGCACCCTCCAACAGATGTTCTGCAATAGTAAAATCAGTCTCTTTACCTTtatcagtgaaaaatatttttttagttttgtcATCCTTCTCCATTACAGCAGGAAGACTGCTTGTGTCTTCCTTAACCTCCAGAAAAAATGGCTGCTGGAAATAACTTTTTTCagcctttttgttttttccatcacTAGTCCTTTTCTTAGGCTTGTCTGCCACCTTTGCAGTACTGGGACCTGTCATATTCTCCAATGAATGCTCTGCAATAGCAAAGCCAGTCTCTTTGTCTTTATCAGTAAAGATTATTTCTTTAGTTTTGTCAGCTGTCTCAACTACAGCAGGAAGTTTGTTCGGGTCTCTCTCGGCCTCCAGAAGAACTGGCTGCTCAGAGAaatttttaacctttttgttCTTCCCATCACTACCCCTCTTTTTAGATTTGTCTGTAACCAGTGCCATGTTGGGATCTGTCTCAGTTGGATGATCCAATGCAGTGAATCCAGTCTGTTTGCTTTTATCAGTAAAATCTATGTTAGCTATGTCAACTGtctcagcaggagcaggaagtTTGGCTGTATCTGTCTTAGTTTCCAAAAGAAATGGCTGCTCTGAAAAACTGAAGTCAGCCTTTTTGTTTTTCCCAGCAATGCCCTCTTTAGGTTTGTCTGAGACCAATGGTATAAGGGGTACTTTAGTAATATCTGTTGCAGTTTCCAATGGAGGCTCTGAAGTAACAGAGCCAGTCTCTTGGCTTTTATCAAAGGAATCTGTTTCTTTAGTTTTGTCGACTCTCTTTGCTACAGCAGGAAGATTGGTTGTATCTGTCTTAATCTCTAAAACAGCAGGCTGCTTGGAGATACCATTTTCAGTCTTTCTGCTTTTTTTATCACTACCTCTTTTCTTTGGTTTCTCTCCCGTCAGTGCCCCAATGGGAGTTTGAACTTCACTTGGAACGGTCTCATCTGCTGCTATATGTTTGGGAGATACGCACTTAATCTCTTTATTTTCGTCAATAAGGCTAATTTCTACAGGTTTGGCCTCCAAAGGAGTGTCCACTTTGTTTAGGTTGATGCCTTTTGAAATTGATGCTTTAAGGTCTGAATGCTCTGAATGTTTACACtcaatctttttgtttttttcaacaaaacttaTTTCCATAGGTTTGGTTTGTGTCAGTGCTGATGCAGGATCCCCCATCTTAGTGTGTTCTGCCTTGCATTCTAGCTTCTCCAAGGGTacctgtttgtttttgcttttagaCTGCAACGAACTGTCATCTTTCATTTCTTCTGGTTTCATGACTTCTCCACCTTTTGCATCCAACAAAAATTTAAATGGTCCTTCAGTTTTCAGGCTCTGCTGGCCTGCTGCGGGACTTGAGATAATATTTTGATCGTCTAAGAGGTGGCTTTCAGTTCCTACCTTAGCATCCCTTGATACATCTGAAGTTCCCTTCCTCTTGCCCTCTCTTGAGGGAGTAGAGTGCTCTTTGACACCTTCAGCAGGCAAGACAAAGGGAATGTCTGGCTTTTGCAGTTCAGCAGCAAAGAGGGGAACTTTGGGAGCTTTAGAAACTCCTACATTTTCATCCCCCAACTCCATTGTTCTTGGATGGTGGTTTCTCTTTTGTTTcggtttcttcttcttcttcttcagaatCACTGGAGAACCTTCTGAATCCCAGGTCTCTCTAGGTACATCTCTCTGGCTCTCTACAAACTCAGACGGCATGCTGAGTAGCTGCCCGGCTGCCTTTTTATGTGGTGCCCTAGTCCGTGAGAATGTTCCAGAGACCCATCCAAGTTCTGGCATAGAAAAGGGGTCTGCTTTTGGGTCACTACTCTTCTGTTGTGAGAGACCTACTAGAAGTTCCTCTGGGACATCTGCACCAGGCACTGCTGCAGGTTTTGCTCTGCCAAACCTGCGGTCACTTGATTTGTTAGCTTGCCTTACTTGTGCAGTAGGTACACCTGGAATACAGGAAGTTTGCTCAAGTATCAGAGCAACTATTTGCTAAAAAGTCTGATGTTagccaattttttattttattgaccACCTCAGTCATATATGCAGAACTTTTAAACACACTGATACCATACTAACCCCAAACCCAGTTTTAGTGGTGCTGTTTAAGAAAGCTAACTTTAAAATAGGTTTTATGTTTAATTTCTGTGTTACTGATAAGTAAGTAAAATAGATCAATGACAGAGATTAACAGTCATTTTTTGTACAGTGGGTGATCTTTACTCCCATAAAACACCTGCTCTTGTAGTGAGAAATTACCAATATTTAGAAAAGGCATTAGGGATCCATTTTTCCTGTTATCTTAGCAAGACAAGACAGCAGCTACACCAGTTACAACCCTCTAGTTTAGAAACTTTCCTTAATAGGAAATAGAAGCATAGTGGAAAGGTAAGGCTCAAGAAGAAAGCGTGTGGATGTAATGGGAAGAAAAAGCTAGAAGTAAGTTTCCCACAGCACCCGTAAAGCAGTGGAAGGCAAAACTTcatcaaaagaaaaataattttgtgtaCTCAGACGTAGATAGCACTAATTTCCTCAGTTATAAGCCATTAACTTTAGAGAGTGTCAGTCATTTCTTACATATCCCTGGTCCCACAAATCAGCCTCCAGTCAGAAACATAAGCAATCTAGGCTCAATGGAGAGGTGAGTTAGTGGAGCAGGGACAAAAACTATGTTTTCCTCCTTCAGCTACACACCTCAATTTGGAAAAGGAATTTGCCTTGATTATTTTACTAGAATCAAGGAACACTGGGTTTGTCTTAACACCAAAATAAGAGCCATGTTGGAAATGGCATTAGAAGAGAGGGAAGGTGAGTGTTTAAATgctttagcagtgaagacataagCCAGCCCCCAATGAAGATAGCAGCAGCATCCAAATTTGGACTTGTAGTCCTGAAACCAAGGAGATTAAATCATTTAtagaggggacagggcagagacTGGAGGCAAAGTGCAAGCAGAATCATTGTGATGAATTCACAAAACAGCACAGTGCTGGCTGTAGAAAATTGTGTGCTTGCCCATATGGCTGAAGGGTAAGACAAATGCAGCTAGTAGGAGAAGGAAGAATGGTATTGAGAGAGAAAACATACTTTAATTCTAAATTCCAGCTACTGTCAAATCTCTACCTGTAGGTTCCAGTGGAGATTTCTCTTGTGGAGGTTCTATATGGTGGGCATGACTAAGCTCAGCCTCTTCCTTCAGCTTCTCTACTATGGCCAGGTCAGCAGCCGGAGCTGTTTTTTCCGGAAGGGTTTCTTTAGTTTCTATTAATGTAAATGGTTCTTTTGCTTCCACTGGAAGTGAAACACAAAAAACACAATAAGATGGGATGTTTCACATCTGATGAATGAGTGTAACCAATATTTTACACACAGGCAT
The window above is part of the Chelonia mydas isolate rCheMyd1 chromosome 2, rCheMyd1.pri.v2, whole genome shotgun sequence genome. Proteins encoded here:
- the MAP4 gene encoding microtubule-associated protein 4 isoform X10, translating into MADLDHNLSLADALTEPPAEIEEEVKRDFIATLEAEKFDDVVGETVGKTDYIPLLDDDDAKAESQEPKSKSHTDGGQVESTSAVGPAVLENGDHGIDDDSTVSPREITGEKMSYKEFLDHSETWAMDDRDLCFESQSIFRPMEETEPFKMHREDVLSDMLLRPSGETRLPFTEHFEASEEVHAPHAAVMVPELPSLGSPYSPAEVIDPSAFMTLDSTTESLLNISAPARVTVPEEHWLGVQHAVEGLDESSFGEPPEPTRLADVSEQYLPSPVAAAPAAVPSALTEPTGETKATDTPQVEPTASAPAVEEVCVQVMGQVSIPVVEELMVFEPSVEQHKSALNEPPAVSSAPAEVMEQKVTVPEASTPGADSTLVEENKPSPSKHTEHLPKPNELLPELAVEAKEPFTLIETKETLPEKTAPAADLAIVEKLKEEAELSHAHHIEPPQEKSPLEPTGVPTAQVRQANKSSDRRFGRAKPAAVPGADVPEELLVGLSQQKSSDPKADPFSMPELGWVSGTFSRTRAPHKKAAGQLLSMPSEFVESQRDVPRETWDSEGSPVILKKKKKKPKQKRNHHPRTMELGDENVGVSKAPKVPLFAAELQKPDIPFVLPAEGVKEHSTPSREGKRKGTSDVSRDAKVGTESHLLDDQNIISSPAAGQQSLKTEGPFKFLLDAKGGEVMKPEEMKDDSSLQSKSKNKQVPLEKLECKAEHTKMGDPASALTQTKPMEISFVEKNKKIECKHSEHSDLKASISKGINLNKVDTPLEAKPVEISLIDENKEIKCVSPKHIAADETVPSEVQTPIGALTGEKPKKRGSDKKSRKTENGISKQPAVLEIKTDTTNLPAVAKRVDKTKETDSFDKSQETGSVTSEPPLETATDITKVPLIPLVSDKPKEGIAGKNKKADFSFSEQPFLLETKTDTAKLPAPAETVDIANIDFTDKSKQTGFTALDHPTETDPNMALVTDKSKKRGSDGKNKKVKNFSEQPVLLEAERDPNKLPAVVETADKTKEIIFTDKDKETGFAIAEHSLENMTGPSTAKVADKPKKRTSDGKNKKAEKSYFQQPFFLEVKEDTSSLPAVMEKDDKTKKIFFTDKGKETDFTIAEHLLEGATATVKVQGPTTTLVTEEPKNGMTGKSEKAEFSISEQPLLLETKTDAAKLSASAETISKTKEDSLMDKSIETEFTTDSSRALMTDKPKKEDSDRKGKKAEKSSFEQPFLLETKTDTRKLPTVVEKAEKIKEMGFADIGKEPIFTTAGLQLENLTDTTTVQVPTMKLITEKPKIKESNEKSFFEQLVPSDYEMDTAKSKTLFKTKETHSSDKAKQTDFTTLDHLLEDITDTAKAHIPITELVADKPKKRCSDGKSKKIENSAEHLAVLEAKTDSVKLPAVVEEADKIKEIHSTDKSKETQFTTSEHLLEDITDTAKIQTPITPLVTGKAKENNENSTKADVGLEKPFLLETKVDTATLPGGADEIVDKTEAVTSSDKNREAGFTILEHRTTIEPGPALVPNKCKKRGNDGKNKKAKNASEQPVLLETKTDKSKIQPPIVTDLEYQMEEMGLVDENQNIRNFSSEHQMLWDNKVDLFTPYTQSRAAGVDRVGKACSIDKNQGLASIFPEYPIKDDGSKVPLPPGVVLEGTNEESSMGDKREKNKHSHSEHSVNLEGEEAGVPAFTSVKEGDKSKVTSAGEKKKKGKCPALDSPVKQDAKAGRDEVHTSILAEFDDKEISFTDEKQSTECASLEHLVKETDAVKGTIPTDAKVMDKMEGSSYAGEKDVGCISPELTVQGENKAEAVVLQVLAAAVVVNKTKETELGERKETELGERKKSEQSFPECPVSLEKKTDAAEAADVILRDAQTEEISPTDKIKGHSEHSEGDAADKIEAGLKDFQALKSEEDKCADLPQKKIDGSGQKVLKETKKEERVKATEQIKGYMRPTKSRGLPTPPPRPAVQDREKPRQLKANGMSRQRQEKAKPEEIKPVELVTGNDITAPPNKELPPSPEKKTKPSASTPSAKPAATKTKPLSTTSPKRPASATPGQNKKPTSPTAGPTSATTPKRPTTGTTRPSTLTPKDTKPKVTDAKSPDKRTSLSKPLSATTPRAAVKGSPATPRTTAASPVTTASGLRNTATSPPKRPTTIKTETKLADARKTTVKSPSADLSRPKSAPANSAKSSATTPTATTPGTPVSPGVTTSRPKPKPAAARPTTASSTTPEAKKPSTVKAPLKTSTVPKPPRPTSSVSASDLKNIRSKIGSTDNIKHQPGGGRVQIVSKKANYSHVQSKCGSKDNIKHVPGGGNVQIQSKKVDISKVSSKCGSKTNIKHKPGGGDVKIENQKLNFKEKAQAKVGSLDNVGHVPAGGTMKIESHKLMFREKAKARTDHGADIVVSKSPNLSSSTSPWCSTSVSESLGSIASSSPLQQPAPHAEDLSAVLSQQGL
- the MAP4 gene encoding microtubule-associated protein 4 isoform X6; the protein is MADLDHNLSLADALTEPPAEIEEEVKRDFIATLEAEKFDDVVGETVGKTDYIPLLDDDDAKAESQEPKSKSHTDGGQVESTSAVGPAVLENGDHGIDDDSTVSPREITGEKMSYKEFLDHSETWAMDDRDLCFESQSIFRPMEETEPFKMHREDVLSDMLLRPSGETRLPFTEHFEASEEVHAPHAAVMVPELPSLGSPYSPAEVIDPSAFMTLDSTTESLLNISAPARVTVPEEHWLGVQHAVEGLDESSFGEPPEPTRLADVSEQYLPSPVAAAPAAVPSALTEPTGETKATDTPQVEPTASAPAVEEVCVQVMGQVSIPVVEELMVFEPSVEQHKSALNEPPAVSSAPAEVMEQKVTVPEASTPGADSTLVEENKPSPSKHTEHLPKPNELLPELAVEAKEPFTLIETKETLPEKTAPAADLAIVEKLKEEAELSHAHHIEPPQEKSPLEPTGVPTAQVRQANKSSDRRFGRAKPAAVPGADVPEELLVGLSQQKSSDPKADPFSMPELGWVSGTFSRTRAPHKKAAGQLLSMPSEFVESQRDVPRETWDSEGSPVILKKKKKKPKQKRNHHPRTMELGDENVGVSKAPKVPLFAAELQKPDIPFVLPAEGVKEHSTPSREGKRKGTSDVSRDAKVGTESHLLDDQNIISSPAAGQQSLKTEGPFKFLLDAKGGEVMKPEEMKDDSSLQSKSKNKQVPLEKLECKAEHTKMGDPASALTQTKPMEISFVEKNKKIECKHSEHSDLKASISKGINLNKVDTPLEAKPVEISLIDENKEIKCVSPKHIAADETVPSEVQTPIGALTGEKPKKRGSDKKSRKTENGISKQPAVLEIKTDTTNLPAVAKRVDKTKETDSFDKSQETGSVTSEPPLETATDITKVPLIPLVSDKPKEGIAGKNKKADFSFSEQPFLLETKTDTAKLPAPAETVDIANIDFTDKSKQTGFTALDHPTETDPNMALVTDKSKKRGSDGKNKKVKNFSEQPVLLEAERDPNKLPAVVETADKTKEIIFTDKDKETGFAIAEHSLENMTGPSTAKVADKPKKRTSDGKNKKAEKSYFQQPFFLEVKEDTSSLPAVMEKDDKTKKIFFTDKGKETDFTIAEHLLEGATATVKVQGPTTTLVTEEPKNGMTGKSEKAEFSISEQPLLLETKTDAAKLSASAETISKTKEDSLMDKSIETEFTTDSSRALMTDKPKKEDSDRKGKKAEKSSFEQPFLLETKTDTRKLPTVVEKAEKIKEMGFADIGKEPIFTTAGLQLENLTDTTTVQVPTMKLITEKPKIKESNEKSFFEQLVPSDYEMDTAKSKTLFKTKETHSSDKAKQTDFTTLDHLLEDITDTAKAHIPITELVADKPKKRCSDGKSKKIENSAEHLAVLEAKTDSVKLPAVVEEADKIKEIHSTDKSKETQFTTSEHLLEDITDTAKIQTPITPLVTGKAKENNENSTKADVGLEKPFLLETKVDTATLPGGADEIVDKTEAVTSSDKNREAGFTILEHRTTIEPGPALVPNKCKKRGNDGKNKKAKNASEQPVLLETKTDKSKIQPPIVTDLEYQMEEMGLVDENQNIRNFSSEHQMLWDNKVDLFTPYTQSRAAGVDRVGKACSIDKNQGLASIFPEYPIKDDGSKVPLPPGVVLEGTNEESSMGDKREKNKHSHSEHSVNLEGEEAGVPAFTSVKEGDKSKVTSAGEKKKKGKCPALDSPVKQDAKAGRDEVHTSILAEFDDKEISFTDEKQSTECASLEHLVKETDAVKGTIPTDAKVMDKMEGSSYAGEKDVGCISPELTVQGENKAEAVVLQVLAAAVVVNKTKETELGERKETELGERKKSEQSFPECPVSLEKKTDAAEAADVILRDAQTEEISPTDKIKGHSEHSEGDAADKIEAGLKDFQALKSEEDKCADLPQKKIDGSGQKVLKETKKEERVKATEQIKGYMRPTKSRGLPTPPPRPAVQDREKPRQLKANGMSRQRQEKAKPEEIKPVELVTGNDITAPPNKELPPSPEKKTKPSASTPSAKPAATKTKPLSTTSPKRPASATPGQNKKPTSPTAGPTSATTPKRPTTGTTRPSTLTPKDTKPKVTDAKSPDKRTSLSKPLSATTPRAAVKGSPATPRTTAASPVTTASGLRNTATSPPKRPTTIKTETKLADARKTTVKSPSADLSRPKSAPANSAKSSATTPTATTPGTPVSPGVTTSRPKPKPAAARPTTASSTTPEAKKPSTVKAPLKTSTVPKPPRPTSSVSASDLKNIRSKIGSTDNIKHQPGGGRAKVEKKPESAGAARKSEPNAVSKMAPTKTTVTKEGAQKQPNGKVQIVSKKANYSHVQSKCGSKDNIKHVPGGGNVQIQSKKVDISKVSSKCGSKTNIKHKPGGGDVKIENQKLNFKEKAQAKVGSLDNVGHVPAGGTMKPEGGEEAALLAQAPQNGDVTAPQAGSEMRENGVGPTAPAVGGGDQREIQSFGTQIQETSI